In Bacillus toyonensis BCT-7112, a single window of DNA contains:
- the guaB gene encoding IMP dehydrogenase yields the protein MWESKFVKEGLTFDDVLLVPARSDILPREVSVKTVLSESLQLNIPLISAGMDTVTEADMAIAMARQGGLGIIHKNMSIEQQAEQVDKVKRSESGVISDPFFLTPEHQVYDAEHLMGKYRISGVPVVNNLDERKLVGIITNRDMRFIQDYSIKISDVMTKEQLITAPVGTTLEEAEKILQKYKIEKLPLVDNNGVLQGLITIKDIEKVIEFPNSAKDKQGRLLVGAAVGVTADAMLRIDALVKASVDAIVLDTAHGHSKGVIEKVKEVRAKYPALNIIAGNVATAEATKALIEAGANVVKVGIGPGSICTTRVVAGVGVPQLTAVYDCATEARKHGIPVIADGGVKYSGDMVKALAAGAHVVMLGSMFAGVAESPGETEIYQGRQFKVYRGMGSVGAMEKGSKDRYFQEGNKKLVPEGIEGRVPYKGPLADTVHQLVGGLRAGMGYCGAQDLEFLRENAQFIRMSGAGLRESHPHHVQITKEAPNYSL from the coding sequence ATGTGGGAATCTAAATTTGTTAAAGAAGGTTTGACTTTTGATGATGTATTACTTGTACCAGCGAGGTCAGATATATTACCAAGAGAAGTAAGTGTTAAAACAGTTTTATCTGAAAGCTTACAGCTAAACATCCCGTTAATTAGTGCAGGAATGGATACAGTAACAGAAGCTGACATGGCTATTGCAATGGCTCGCCAAGGCGGTTTAGGAATTATTCATAAGAATATGTCTATTGAGCAACAGGCAGAGCAAGTTGATAAAGTAAAGCGCTCTGAAAGCGGCGTTATTTCAGATCCTTTCTTCTTAACTCCAGAACATCAAGTATATGATGCAGAACATCTTATGGGAAAATATCGTATCTCAGGTGTACCAGTTGTAAATAATTTAGATGAGCGAAAATTAGTTGGTATTATTACCAACCGTGATATGCGTTTCATCCAAGATTACTCAATCAAAATTTCTGACGTAATGACAAAAGAACAGTTAATTACAGCTCCAGTTGGTACTACACTGGAAGAAGCTGAAAAGATCCTACAAAAGTATAAAATTGAAAAGCTCCCTCTTGTTGATAATAACGGTGTATTACAAGGGCTTATTACAATAAAAGATATTGAAAAAGTAATTGAATTCCCAAACTCTGCTAAAGATAAGCAAGGACGCTTATTAGTTGGAGCGGCTGTTGGTGTAACGGCTGATGCTATGCTTCGTATCGATGCATTAGTAAAAGCTAGCGTAGATGCAATTGTACTTGATACAGCTCATGGGCATTCTAAAGGTGTTATTGAAAAGGTAAAAGAAGTTCGTGCGAAATATCCAGCACTAAATATTATCGCTGGAAATGTTGCTACAGCTGAAGCAACGAAAGCATTAATCGAGGCTGGTGCAAACGTAGTTAAAGTTGGTATTGGACCAGGTTCTATTTGTACGACACGCGTTGTAGCTGGTGTTGGTGTACCACAATTAACAGCAGTTTATGATTGTGCAACAGAAGCTCGTAAACACGGTATTCCAGTTATTGCTGATGGCGGTGTTAAGTACTCTGGTGATATGGTTAAAGCTTTAGCAGCAGGAGCACACGTTGTTATGCTAGGTAGTATGTTTGCTGGTGTTGCTGAAAGCCCTGGAGAAACTGAGATTTACCAAGGTCGCCAATTTAAAGTATATCGTGGTATGGGTTCTGTTGGAGCGATGGAAAAAGGAAGTAAAGATCGTTACTTCCAAGAAGGAAACAAAAAACTTGTTCCAGAAGGTATTGAAGGACGCGTACCATATAAAGGACCTTTAGCAGATACAGTTCATCAATTAGTTGGTGGATTACGTGCAGGTATGGGATATTGTGGAGCACAGGATTTAGAATTCTTACGTGAGAATGCACAGTTCATTCGCATGTCAGGTGCTGGTTTACGTGAAAGCCACCCTCATCATGTACAAATTACAAAAGAGGCTCCAAACTACTCATTATAA
- a CDS encoding serine hydrolase produces MFCKRFMALVTVLTLACSMLLPYSNASAETGAALNIEAGAAILVEANSGKILYQKNADELLSIASMTKMMSEYLVHEAVDKGKLKWDQKIKVSEYAHKISQDRSLSNVPLENGGSYTVKELYEAMAIYSANGATIALGEAVAGKEVNFVKMMNDKAKELGLKNYKFVNSTGLTNKDLKGQHPEGTTPDEENKMSARDVAILAQHLIKDYPKTLDTAKIPKKVFQEGGKYPINMDNWNWMLKGLVKQYDGVDGLKTGSTPEAGDCFTGTVERNGMRFISVVIKTSSHTARFDETKKLYDYGFANFEMKQMYKKDSSVKGQETVRVENAKDKDVAVQTKQVVSLPVPKGSKDVYKTEFKEASKGQEAPIKKGVALGQMVITPKDTNDPGFLSGKSLQVDLVTTSAVEEANWFTRSMRGIGSFFSGIWNSAVDTVKGWF; encoded by the coding sequence ATGTTTTGCAAAAGATTCATGGCTTTGGTAACGGTGCTTACACTAGCTTGTAGCATGCTGTTACCATATAGCAATGCATCGGCTGAAACAGGAGCCGCTCTAAACATTGAAGCAGGTGCGGCAATTTTAGTAGAAGCGAATTCTGGGAAAATTTTATATCAAAAGAATGCAGATGAGTTATTATCAATTGCTAGTATGACAAAAATGATGAGTGAATATTTAGTTCATGAAGCAGTGGATAAAGGAAAACTTAAGTGGGATCAAAAGATTAAGGTTTCTGAATATGCGCATAAGATTTCACAGGATCGTTCATTATCAAATGTTCCACTAGAAAATGGTGGTTCTTATACGGTAAAAGAGTTATACGAAGCGATGGCGATTTATTCCGCTAATGGAGCAACAATTGCTCTAGGTGAAGCAGTGGCAGGAAAAGAAGTTAATTTTGTAAAAATGATGAATGATAAGGCAAAAGAGTTGGGATTGAAAAATTATAAATTTGTAAATTCTACAGGCCTAACGAACAAAGATTTAAAAGGACAGCATCCCGAAGGAACAACACCGGATGAAGAAAATAAAATGTCTGCAAGGGACGTCGCAATTTTAGCACAACATCTTATTAAGGATTATCCCAAAACATTAGATACAGCAAAAATCCCTAAAAAAGTATTCCAAGAGGGTGGAAAATACCCGATTAATATGGATAACTGGAATTGGATGTTAAAAGGTTTAGTTAAGCAATACGATGGCGTAGACGGCCTGAAAACAGGATCAACTCCAGAAGCCGGTGATTGCTTCACTGGTACGGTTGAAAGAAACGGTATGCGTTTTATTTCTGTAGTTATTAAAACAAGTTCTCATACAGCACGTTTTGATGAAACGAAGAAGTTATATGATTATGGATTTGCTAACTTTGAAATGAAGCAAATGTATAAAAAAGATTCTTCAGTAAAAGGACAAGAAACAGTAAGAGTAGAAAATGCAAAAGATAAAGATGTAGCAGTTCAAACAAAACAAGTTGTTTCACTTCCAGTGCCAAAAGGAAGTAAAGATGTTTATAAAACAGAATTTAAAGAAGCAAGTAAGGGACAAGAAGCACCTATTAAAAAGGGTGTTGCACTTGGTCAGATGGTAATTACACCAAAAGATACGAATGACCCTGGATTTTTATCTGGTAAGTCATTACAAGTAGATCTTGTAACAACATCAGCAGTGGAAGAAGCAAACTGGTTTACTCGTTCTATGCGCGGAATCGGCTCTTTCTTTAGTGGTATATGGAATAGTGCTGTTGATACAGTAAAAGGTTGGTTTTAA